A single window of Canis lupus familiaris isolate Mischka breed German Shepherd chromosome 7, alternate assembly UU_Cfam_GSD_1.0, whole genome shotgun sequence DNA harbors:
- the S100A13 gene encoding protein S100-A13 isoform X1: MAAEPLTELEAAIETVVTTFFTFAGQEGRKGSLSIHEFRELVTQQLPHLLKEWTQRCFWESCRPSVLEGGQEKTVQTPHFTYLGFFFLRCTAPWKLMGHLPPFSYIP, translated from the exons ATGGCAGCGGAGCCCCTGACGGAGCTGGAGGCCGCCATTGAGACAGTGGTCACCACCTTCTTCACCTTTGCAGGGCAGGAGGGCCGGAAGGGCAGCCTCAGCATCCATGAGTTTAGGGAACTGGTCACTCAGCAGTTGCCTCACTTGCTCAAG GAGTGGACCCAAAGGTGCTTCTGGGAGAGTTGTAGACCATCAGTGCTAGAAGGAGGCCAAGAGAAGACAGTCCAAACGCCTCACTTCACAT atcttggtttcttctTCCTAAGATGCACAGCTCCTTGGAAGCTCATGGGCCACCTGCCCCCCTTTTCCTACATTCCTT
- the S100A13 gene encoding protein S100-A13 isoform X9, producing the protein MERVLMAAEPLTELEAAIETVVTTFFTFAGQEGRKGSLSIHEFRELVTQQLPHLLKEWTQRCFWESCRPSVLEGGQEKTVQTPHFTYLGFFFLRCTAPWKLMGHLPPFSYIPCTQ; encoded by the exons AGTCCTGATGGCAGCGGAGCCCCTGACGGAGCTGGAGGCCGCCATTGAGACAGTGGTCACCACCTTCTTCACCTTTGCAGGGCAGGAGGGCCGGAAGGGCAGCCTCAGCATCCATGAGTTTAGGGAACTGGTCACTCAGCAGTTGCCTCACTTGCTCAAG GAGTGGACCCAAAGGTGCTTCTGGGAGAGTTGTAGACCATCAGTGCTAGAAGGAGGCCAAGAGAAGACAGTCCAAACGCCTCACTTCACAT atcttggtttcttctTCCTAAGATGCACAGCTCCTTGGAAGCTCATGGGCCACCTGCCCCCCTTTTCCTACATTCCTT gcacacagtga
- the S100A13 gene encoding protein S100-A13 isoform X10, translated as MAAEPLTELEAAIETVVTTFFTFAGQEGRKGSLSIHEFRELVTQQLPHLLKEWTQRCFWESCRPSVLEGGQEKTVQTPHFTYLGFFFLRCTAPWKLMGHLPPFSYIPCTQ; from the exons ATGGCAGCGGAGCCCCTGACGGAGCTGGAGGCCGCCATTGAGACAGTGGTCACCACCTTCTTCACCTTTGCAGGGCAGGAGGGCCGGAAGGGCAGCCTCAGCATCCATGAGTTTAGGGAACTGGTCACTCAGCAGTTGCCTCACTTGCTCAAG GAGTGGACCCAAAGGTGCTTCTGGGAGAGTTGTAGACCATCAGTGCTAGAAGGAGGCCAAGAGAAGACAGTCCAAACGCCTCACTTCACAT atcttggtttcttctTCCTAAGATGCACAGCTCCTTGGAAGCTCATGGGCCACCTGCCCCCCTTTTCCTACATTCCTT gcacacagtga